In one window of Megalops cyprinoides isolate fMegCyp1 chromosome 24, fMegCyp1.pri, whole genome shotgun sequence DNA:
- the LOC118771157 gene encoding gamma-soluble NSF attachment protein-like produces the protein MAAQKINEAHEHIAKAEKCLKTSLTKWKPDYDSAASEYAKAAVAFKNAKQFEQAKDAYLKEAEYHTENKALFHAAKALEQAGMMLKDMKKMNEAIQYIEKASMMYVENGTPDTAAMALDRAGKLIEPMNVEKAVDLYQKAASVFENEDRLRQAAELLGKASRLLVRLRRLDEAAASIQKEKNMYKEIENYPTCFKKTIAQVLVHLHRSDFVAADKCVRESYSIPGFSGSEDCIALEQLLQGYDEQDEDQVYRVCNSPLLKYMDNDYAKLAVTLKVPGGGKKKKSPTAPQGGSGGAQPAEEDDDYEGGLC, from the exons ATGGCTGCTCAGAAAATAAACGAAGCTCACGAACATATCGCCAAAGCAGAGAAATG TTTAAAGACAAGTTTAACAAAGTGGAAACCGGACTATGATAGCGCTGCATCAGAATACGCAAAAGCGG ctgtggCTTTTAAAAACGCCAAACAGTTTGAGCAGGCAAAGGATGCGTACCTGAAGGAAGCCGAATaccacactgaaaacaaagc TCTATTCCATGCTGCAAA AGCGCTTGAGCAAGCAGGTATGATGCTGAAG GACATGAAGAAGATGAATGAAGCCATTCAGTACATTGAGAAAGCCAGCATGATGTACGTGGAGAACGGCACCCCAGACACAGCCGCAATGGCGCTGGACCGGGCTGGAAA GCTTATAGAGCCCATGAATGTAGAGAAGGCTGTGGATCTCTACCAGAAGGCCGCTTCAGTGTTTGAG AACGAGGACCGTCTACGGCAGGCAGCTGAGCTCCTGGGCAAGGCCTCAAGACTGCTGGTCAGGCTGCGGAG GCTGGATGAGGCAGCAGCATCCattcagaaagaaaagaacatgtACAAAGAGATAGAGAACTACCCCACCTGCTTTAAG AAAACCATTGCACAGGTGCTGGTCCACCTTCACAGAAGCGACTTTGTTGCAGCTGACAAATGTGTCCGAGAAAGTTACAG CATCCCAGGATTTAGTGGGAGTGAAGACTGCATTGCTCtagagcagctgctgcaggggtATGATGAACAAGATGAGGACCAAGTGTACCGTGTCTGTAACTCGCCTCTTCTCAAATACATGGACAATGAC TATGCTAAGTTAGCGGTGACCCTCAAAGTCCCTGGaggaggaaagaagaagaaatccCCCACCGCCCCTCAAGGGGGCAGTGGAGGGGCACAGCCAGCCGAAGAGGATGATGACTACGAGGGGGGGCTGTGTTAG